The following are encoded together in the Zygosaccharomyces rouxii strain CBS732 chromosome C complete sequence genome:
- a CDS encoding L-methionine (R)-S-oxide reductase (similar to uniprot|P36088 Saccharomyces cerevisiae YKL069W Hypothetical ORF): protein MAHHADFTNFQSNDRKESLELLLQHYEALSSEQDNWVANLSNASSLIWYAYHSLNVPVNWSGFYITASEGQLLLGPFQGKVACQSIEFGRGVCGKAASDQVTQVVPDVNKHPDHIACDGETKSEIVVPIVKEGKTLGVIDIDCLDLEGFGETDKQALERLAELIVKTCKF from the coding sequence ATGGCCCATCATGCTgattttaccaatttcCAGTCTAATGATAGGAAAGAATCATTAGAATTGCTACTTCAACATTATGAAGCTCTCAGCTCTGAACAAGACAATTGGGTTgccaatttatccaatgcATCGTCGTTGATTTGGTATGCCTACCACTCGCTTAATGTTCCAGTTAATTGGTCTGGTTTCTACATAACTGCTAGTGAAGGTCAATTGCTATTGGGACCATTCCAGGGTAAGGTCGCCTGTcaatccattgaatttgGCAGAGGTGTTTGTGGTAAAGCTGCATCTGACCAAGTTACACAAGTGGTGCCTGATGTCAACAAGCATCCTGACCACATTGCATGTGATGGAGAAACAAAGAGCGAAATCGTTGTCCCTATCGTAAAAGAAGGCAAGACACTAGGTGTTATAGATATCGACTGTCTTGACCTAGAAGGATTCGGCGAAACCGATAAGCAAGCCTTGGAAAGACTAGCGGAATTAATAGTTAAAACATGCAAGTTCTAA
- the PCL5 gene encoding Pcl5p (some similarities with uniprot|P38794 Saccharomyces cerevisiae YHR071W PCL5 Cyclin interacts with Pho85p cyclin-dependent kinase (Cdk) induced by Gcn4p at level of transcription specifically required for Gcn4p degradation may be sensor of cellular protein biosynthetic capacity) produces the protein MQCFAYQTPPYGECSKSVESSPRASSNLERNVFNESLVDRMALFLTLNTKTTAKDDYKSIRRFLKELLRRSQCNRRSALLAAAYVENIYQTMGDENGDDFAKCAKKVYLSCLIISNKFLNDKTLSFRTWRLVSGLTPAEMSTMERWCLDKLDYHLYIKDAELYDLEKRMRALSKFK, from the coding sequence ATGCAGTGTTTTGCTTATCAGACTCCACCATATGGAGAATGCAGCAAATCTGTGGAAAGTTCTCCAAGAGCATCGAGTAATTTGGAGAGAAATGTTTTTAACGAGTCTTTGGTGGATAGAATGGCACTTTTCTTGACTCTGAATACAAAGACTACCGCAAAGGATGATTATAAAAGTATTCGCAGATTTTTGAAGGAACTTTTGAGGAGGTCACAGTGTAATAGGAGATCGGCACTTTTGGCTGCAGCATATGTGGAGAATATTTATCAGACTATGGGAGACGAAAATGGGGATGATTTTGCGAAATGCGCAAAGAAAGTGTATCTGTCCTGTCTGATCATATCAAACAAGTTCCTCAATGATAAAACATTGTCGTTTAGAACCTGGCGCCTTGTTTCTGGGCTAACGCCGGCTGAAATGTCGACTATGGAACGTTGGTGTTTGGACAAGTTGGATTATCACCTTTACATCAAGGATGCAGAGTTATACGATTTAGAGAAAAGGATGAGAGCATTGTCTAAATTTAAATAA